One Podospora pseudopauciseta strain CBS 411.78 chromosome 5 map unlocalized CBS411.78m_5, whole genome shotgun sequence DNA window includes the following coding sequences:
- a CDS encoding uncharacterized protein (COG:S; EggNog:ENOG503NYEN), translating into MSPSGRLPTPDFYDDDDRLPATRQEAIDHILQIRRWQEDSGFLTSRAFQGMLKTLSENLTTTTSRFIYELLQNADDLDYGGASPQVHFTYDAEKRHLLVESNEIGFKKKNVRAICSAAESSKNTQRGYGIERRLIGEKGLGFKSVFKVASSVWIRSGHYSFRFDRDGELGRIRPIWDDDFPAEEYAAGLTTAILLKIASPTHDRQTGTSDPMDLVLQGLENLKPGHLLFLSKAKEVKVGKVVGSGALRSFIRGSTATAKPTAVFKADHIPPHRNTLLPVSLYYNDVINQQVAFRHLVTDLPDTPERPGCLESEVTLVFPLKIPLDEPPESQMVYAFLPIRDYGFKLSIHGDFLLVPSRESIIDNVWNRALVEGVCRALVNAIPGFHRFGYHELFYRWPLLLPPGPTRSDIFEPVQNRLRDLCSLNPVLEDSKGRLVCGSQLKIVPTRLKDQDGRNILPAAYSTQHLISDKYPARIHAKLQALGVPLLSPEDFLADLGGFISNFPTEFRGMPVSWHNALCKALHSLLDTHREVIETLEIIPVHDKTWVSFKGRRLYLPSDVDLKLPVSISPLGIDLDIRQNADRAKFFQALGAQIVDKMSFCDLLLQEHQPDVPNQRFLALTLQDRIEDFVFLYRANWKPKNNDIPELWCAANVDPSKIWRLSWVYLPDKDPYSASSLAKETRLTLLFLHDLYLKTFSQLPGGLLWLSDTLKARRFLRVVQPGPLDWGVNTHRLHSDFKALLQRDPIKGLELLQHHWEFYRSWFVPTTQNGYEWTFSEEDIKSIHTFSSTQSELTNDLSMLEFPCHGGSMARLMDTALPRQSLLVLADQRLSYHCSEDHSLFCWICDIIKSMLARPGPRPVRSDRLLRVNEPEDKSWDFLRHFGVHVEPEPKVFLDYLVQLSGRATTQRDMEQLYEQLESSILKYGHKERDMKDIRSALNGKNYIYIPRKGGQTVGWWAPASLCVWDGPPCLRYIQRIKTFYPHRDNLFRNLLEISNANLNSLFLEVSHLDVSDTEHIKALLVQISQQLQVSAHDLDRPDFSSCAMFPVRLTGKKSMTVVLRSAEEEWCIPEERLHIEALSGVAPLSILDAGFFEMDGMEALVRELGLKERLVSRRLAGQETDKGDAVQHVAFEEVLRGKALYLAELIPNTISGLSFRRKKTQLVNVQVYSCTRINIKLKVKVNGKEVKGVPIKSRVAKEVVDDSLRFYIIDTRKSIPVHWLSELLVEFCGIKNNQDIQLLMQILNSNDDEIIRDELEYRRERMAVVRRPTEDTEGHVSANIMLTELEEEESSESESEVEAVPEPEPQPEPQPEVQPEVQPEPQAESEPEPEPEPENEADQSSLHPQRVSIVLRHSRSVDTGFEEAKRAKEPWKFLQVQEHETARPATTSKRSEHEDFIAMCYGHSHLDSPEVFTQFALDLLYRAGYRKSSPFCTWMPSEIHDRDPQATKRNSITTWSAVNQGFHAGSPLGLSATFKGPASTTTPPVLTLKGVYIDTVHACFDLDLRPDSRTLDLASILHRLRKFLAPLHPDPNPDKEDSKDQWRRDLYLLELLTGDSELPTATRNPTPLSRFIDIHQQANNPTPPQTPSDPSHRWFTPFAQQILALHPDDDRRILEPEVQANLDKVKATALAFLSRFPDPAVCITVSPENNTFFAGIVPGAAKPGDRVFVPHGSKVPFVVRRKSSGRPRQVSSVSQGSSVPQVPRESPSAKPPAFAKIVRRASMRTSFGLKWKSKALGGGLGRKKSKGGDLDQGTMTEFSPTGGLDSGVGSMEDVVAGGSVNGGGHGEHHEVGKERERSRSSFSFRRQESWDWEGKLGGHGGAGSVSAGAGGGGLGVMEEEVGEGEVAPEVKTVSLEGEDDRYELIGEGYVQGLMYFESSRVRSGGEGREGVVCLV; encoded by the exons ATGTCTCCCTCAGGCCGTCTCCCAACACCGGACTTttacgatgacgacgacaggCTTCCAGCAACCAGGCAAGAGGCGATAGATCATATCCTTCAGATCCGGAGATGGCAGGAGGACTCGGGCTTTCTGACCAGCCGGGCGTTCCAGGGGATGCTGAAGAC ACTGAGTGAGAATCTGACCACCACTACTTCCCGCTTCATCTATGAGCTGCTCCAAAATGCAGACGACCTTGACTATGGGGGCGCGTCTCCGCAGGTTCACTTCACCTATGACGCCGAGAAACGCCACCTTCTCGTCGAGTCCAATGAGATTGgcttcaagaagaagaacgtCAGGGCCATCTGCAGTGCGGCCGAGAGTTCCAAGAACACGCAGAGAGGATATGGCATCGAGCGGAGATTAATCGGAGAAAAGGGTCTCGGTTTCAAATCGGTCTTCAAGGTGGCATCAAGCGTCTGGATCAGGTCTGGCCACTACTCGTTTCGATTCGACCGTGATGGAGAGCTTGGGAGGATACGGCCAATATGGGACGACGACTTCCCCGCCGAGGAATACGCTGCCGGGCTCACAACCGCCATCCTTCTCAAAATCGCCAGTCCAACTCACGATCGTCAGACGGGCACCTCGGATCCAATGGACCTTGTCTTACAAGGCCTGGAGAACCTCAAGCCTGGTCAtctcctctttctttccaAGGCCAAAGAAGTCAAAGTCGGCAAGGTTGTTGGTTCTGGAGCGTTGAGGAGTTTCATCCGGGGTTCGACGGCTACAGCTAAGCCGACAGCAGTCTTCAAAGCCGATCATATTCCACCACACCGAAACACACTGTTGCCGGTGTCATTGTATTACAATGATGTGATCAACCAACAGGTCGCCTTTCGGCATCTTGTCACGGACTTGCCCGACACACCAGAGCGCCCAGGGTGTCTGGAATCGGAGGTGACTTTGGTGTTTCCCCTCAAGATTCCACTTGATGAGCCACCGGAATCTCAGATGGTTTATGCGTTTTTGCCAATCAGAGATTATGGCTTCAAG TTGTCCATCCATGGTGACTTCCTTCTTGTCCCAAGCAGAGAAAGCATCATCGACAATGTGTGGAACAGGGccttggtggagggggtctGCCGGGCTTTGGTCAATGCCATCCCTGGCTTTCACCGATTTGGCTATCACGAGCTCTTCTACCGGTGGCCATTACTATTGCCCCCCGGACCAACACGCAGTGACATCTTTGAACCAGTACAAAATCGTCTGCGTGACCTTTGCTCACTGAATCCCGTCCTTGAAGACTCCAAAGGGCGCCTTGTCTGCGGGAGTCAGCTGAAGATCGTTCCGACGAGGCTCAAAGATCAGGACGGAAGGAACATACTGCCGGCTGCATATTCGACGCAACACCTCATTTCCGACAAATACCCCGCCAGAATTCACGCCAAACTTCAAGCACTCGGTGTACCGCTGCTGTCTCCGGAGGACTTCCTCGCCGACTTGGGAGGCTTCATCTCGAATTTCCCCACAGAGTTCCGGGGAATGCCAGTGTCGTGGCATAACGCTCTCTGCAAGGCTCTCCACTCCCTGTTGGACACCCACCGCGAGGTTATTGAGACCCTTGAGATTATCCCTGTTCACGACAAGACGTGGGTTTCCTTCAAAGGACGCCGTTTGTATCTCCCATCAGATGTCGACCTAAAGCTGCCTGTGAGCATCAGCCCACTAGGGATCGATCTCGACATCCGACAAAACGCCGACCGGGCCAAGTTCTTCCAGGCACTAGGTGCTCAGATTGTGGACAAGATGAGCTTTTGTGATCTTTTGCTTCAGGAGCATCAACCTGATGTTCCGAATCAGAGGTTCCTTGCGTTGACTCTCCAGGACAGGATCGAGGATTTCGTGTTTCTGTACCGCGCGAATTGGAAGCCAAAGAACAACGATATCCCGGAGCTTTGGTGCGCAGCGAATGTTGATCCATCCAAGATTTGGAGGTTGTCGTGGGTTTACCTGCCGGACAAAGACCCTTACTCTGCGAGTTCTCTTGCCAAAGAGACAAGGTTGACATTGCTTTTCCTCCATGACCTCTATTTGAAGACGTTTTCTCAGCTACCGGGTGGGCTTTTGTGGCTCTCTGACACCCTCAAAGCGAGAAGGTTTCTGCGTGTGGTGCAACCTGGGCCCCTGGATTGGGGTGTCAATACGCACCGGCTTCACAGCGATTTCAAAGCACTTTTGCAACGCGATCCAATCAAAGGATTGGAACTCCTGCAGCACCACTGGGAGTTTTACCGGTCTTGGTTCGTTCCAACAACGCAGAATGGCTACGAGTGGACCTTTTCcgaggaggatatcaagTCCATCCATACGTTTTCTTCCACTCAGTCAGAGCTGACGAATGATCTGTCGATGCTCGAGTTTCCGTGTCACGGTGGGAGCatggcgaggttgatggaCACGGCCCTTCCACGGCAGAGCTTACTGGTGCTGGCTGATCAGAGACTATCATACCACTGCAGCGAGGACCATAGCTTGTTCTGTTGGATTTGCGATATCATCAAGTCGATGCTTGCTCGCCCCGGACCTCGCCCAGTTCGTTCTGACCGGCTGCTGAGGGTCAACGAGCCGGAGGATAAGTCGTGGGATTTTTTAAGACATTTCGGGGTTCATGTTGAGCCAGAGCCAAAGGTGTTTCTTGATTATCTGGTCCAGCTGTCTGGCAGGGCAACGACACAAAGGGATATGGAGCAGCTTTACGAGCAGTTGGAGAGTTCGATTCTCAAGTATGGGCACAAGGAGAGGGATATGAAAGATATCAG ATCCGCACTAAACGGCAAGAATTACATCTACATCCCCAGAAAGGGCGGTCAGACTGTGGGGTGGTGGGCACCCGCTTCGTTGTGTGTCTGGGATGGGCCGCCGTGTCTGAGATATATCCAGCGCATCAAGACGTTCTATCCTCACCGCGACAACCTGTTCCGAAATTTACTCGAGATCAGCAACGCCAACTTGAACAGCTTGTTTCTGGAAGTCAGTCACCTTGATGTGTCTGATACAGAGCACATCAAGGCATTGCTGGTTCAGATATCGCAGCAACTGCAGGTTTCGGCCCATGATTTGGACAGGCCTGATTTCTCGAGCTGTGCCATGTTCCCGGTCAGGTTGACGGGTAAGAAATCGATGACGGTGGTGCTGCGCTCtgcagaggaggagtggtGCATTCCAGAGGAAAGGCTTCATATCGAGGCTTTATCTGGAGTTGCACCCCTGTCAATTTTGGATGCTGGGTTCTTTGAGATGGACGGGATGGAGGCTCTTGTTAGGGAGCTTGGTCTCAAGGAACGTCTTGTGTCTAGGAGGCTGGCTGGGCAGGAGACGGATAAGGGCGATGCGGTTCAGCATGTGGCCTTTGAGGAGGTGCTAAGGGGCAAGGCGCTCTATCTTGCGGAGCTTATCCCGAACACCATCTCAGGGCTATCCTTTCGCCGGAAGAAGACCCAGCTCGTCAATGTCCAAGTGTACTCTTGCACAAGGATCAACATCAAGCTCAAAGTCAAGGTCAACGGGAAAGAGGTCAAAGGTGTACCAATCAAGAGCCGTGTGGCCAAAGAGGTTGTTGACGACAGTCTCCGGTTCTACATCATCGACACCCGCAAGTCGATTCCAGTTCATTGGCTGTCTGAATTGCTCGTTGAGTTTTGCGGCATCAAGAATAACCAAGACATTCAGCTTTTGATGCAGATCCTGAACTCAAATGACGATGAGATCATCCGGGATGAGTTGGAGTATCGACGGGAGCGGATGGCGGTGGTTAGGCGCCCGACAGAAG ACACTGAGGGTCATGTGAGTGCTAACATCATGTTAACAGaacttgaagaagaagagtcTTCCGAATCGGAATCTGAGGTGGAAGCCGTACCAGAGCCTGAGCCGCAGCCTGAGCCGCAGCCAGAAGTGCAGCCAGAAGTACAACCAGAGCCGCAAGCTGAGTCTGagcccgagcccgagcccgagccGGAGAACGAAGCGGATCAATCCTCACTTCACCCACAGCGAGTATCAATTGTCCTCAGACATTCTCGGTCAGTGGACACTGGCTTTGAGGAAGCTAAAAGGGCGAAAGAGCCCTGGAAGTTTCTTCAGGTCCAGGAGCATGAGACGGCCAGGCCTGCAACAACATCAAAGCGCAGTGAGCACGAGGATTTCATTGCCATGTGCTACGGTCACTCTCACCTCGACAGCCCTGAAGTCTTCACCCAGTTTGCACTCGACCTCCTTTACCGTGCAGGTTATCGCAAAAGCTCCCCATTCTGCACCTGGATGCCCAGTGAGATTCACGATCGAGACCCTCAAGCTACAAAGAGAAACTCGATCACCACCTGGAGCGCCGTCAATCAAGGCTTTCACGCTGGCTCACCCCTGGGTTTATCCGCCACTTTCAAGGGCCCAGCAAGCACCACAACACCCCCTGTTCTCACCCTAAAAGGCGTCTATATCGACACCGTCCACGCTTGTTTCGACCTTGATCTACGCCCGGACAGCAGAACTCTGGACCTCGCAAgcatcctccaccgcctgaGGAAGTTCCTCGCCCCCCTACACCCAGACCCCAACCCCGATAAAGAAGACTCCAAGGACCAATGGCGACGGGACTTGtacctcctcgagctcttgaCAGGCGACTCTGAACTCCCAACAGCCACCCgaaacccaacccccctcagcCGCTTCATCGACATCCACCAAcaagccaacaaccccaccccacctCAGACACCGTCCGACCCATCCCACCGATGGTTTACCCCCTTTGCCCAGCAgatcctcgccctccaccccgacgacgacaggAGGATCCTCGAGCCAGAAGTGCAAGCCAATCTCGACAAGGTCAAGGCCACTGCTCTCGCGTTCCTGAGTCGGTTCCCCGATCCGGCCGTGTGCATCACTGTCTCGCCGGAGAATAACACCTTCTTCGCGGGTATCGTCCCGGGCGCAGCCAAGCCGGGCGATCGAGTCTTTGTCCCCCACGGCTCCAAAGTCCCGTTTGTGGTGAGGAGAAAGAGCAGCGGTCGGCCGAGACAGGTGAGCTCCGTGTCGCAGGGTAGTAGTGTACCACAGGTGCCGAGGGAAAGTCCGAGCGCGAAGCCGCCGGCTTTCGCAAAGATTGTGCGGAGGGCGAGCATGAGGACTAGTTTTGGGCTGAAGTGGAAGAGTAAAGCGcttggtggggggttggggaggaagaagagtaAGGGGGGGGATTTGGATCAGGGGACTATGACGGAGTTTTCTCCTACGGGGGGGTTGGATAGTGGGGTGGGAAGTAtggaggatgtggtggcGGGGGGGTCTGTGAATGGGGGTGGTCACGGGGAGCATCATgaggttgggaaggagagggagaggagtaGGAGTTCGTTTAGTTTTAGGAGGCAGGAgagttgggattgggaggggaagttgggggggcatgggggggcggggagtgtgagtgctggtgctggtgggggtgggttgggggttatggaggaggaggttggggagggggaggttgctcCTGAGGTGAAGACGGTgagtttggagggggaggatgatagGTATGAGTTGATTGGGGAGGGGTATGTGCAGGGGCTGATGTATTTTGAGAGTTCGAGGGTTAGGAgtgggggtgaggggagggaaggggtggtttgtttggTGTAG
- a CDS encoding uncharacterized protein (COG:S; EggNog:ENOG503NYF4), which translates to MKAVLPARLPPATCRVRLSTPLLRSCRQPPRYQTRGVVSMASMSPKKREGDISDAFASMSGKAPEPLPDRYRQLKLRLVQGHEEAVIASWKRLLSVLQRENEVIAQRGPSIVPEIRFSHLEEDLAASKPELKKRGVAVIKGVIPEDEARAYKYEIEEYVRQNPHTKGFPSDHPQVLELYWSSTQARARFHPSLLKAQTTLMSSLWHASNRSTPISLSTPLCYADRLRIRQPGDAQFALGPHQDGGSVERWEENGYGLGGIYNPIFRGDWESYDPFDASGRLNAVTNLHDGLGACSMFRTFQGWLSMSKSGPGEGTLLVNPLVRETAVYTLLRPFFRDIKTLNQLGGDKRRHLEVDNWEFTGGEKMTSDLQGASPGHGQEFPEGLHPHLELERTMVHVPEVRPGDYVVWHCDTIHAVDKTHNGHGDSSVMYIPICPTTEASAQYVARQRAAFLEGTPAPDFPGGEGESRHIGRPTEDYVMRFCDPVGVQSLGLDKLVALEGDTPGGKEAVRLANQALGFI; encoded by the exons ATGAAGGCTGTTCTCCCTGCGAGACTCCCACCGGCAACATGCCGTGTACGACTTTCTACCCCGCTCCTCCGCTCATGTAGGCAACCACCACGGTACCAGACGCGGGGGGTCGTCTCCATGGCGTCCATGAGTCCCAAGAAACGGGAAGGAGACATCTCAGATGCTTTTGCCTCCATGTCTGGCAAGGCCCCAGAGCCTCTTCCAGATCGTTATCGCCAACTCAAACTCAGACTGGTCCAAGGCCATGAGGAGGCTGTCATCGCCAGCTGGAAGCGGCTCCTCAGCGTCCTGCAGCGTGAGAACGAGGTCATCGCACAACGTGGTCCGTCTATCGTACCCGAGATACGCTTCAGCCATCTCGAAGAAGACCTCGCCGCCTCGAAACCAGAGCTCAAGAAACGAGGTGTAGCTGTCATAAAGGGTGTGATACCCGAGGATGAAGCCAGGGCGTACAAGTACGAAATTGAGGAATATGTCCGCCAAAATCCACATACCAAAG GCTTCCCCTCAGATCATCCCCAGGTCCTCGAGCTGTACTGGTCCAGCACCCAAGCCCGCGCCAGattccacccctccctcctcaaggcGCAAACCACCCTCATGTCCTCCCTCTGGCACGCCTCTAATCGGAGCACACCCATCTCCCTATCCACCCCTCTCTGCTACGCCGACCGCCTCCGCATACGCCAACCAGGCGACGCCCAATTCGCCCTGGGTCCCCACCAAGACGGCGGCAGCGTCGAACGTTGGGAGGAAAACGGCTACGGCCTCGGCGGTATCTACAACCCCATCTTCCGCGGTGACTGGGAGAGCTACGACCCCTTTGATGCCAGCGGCAGATTGAACGCTGTGACAAACTTGCACGATGGCCTCGGAGCGTGCAGTATGTTCCGGACATTTCAGGGGTGGCTCTCCATGAGCAAGTCAGGGCCTGGAGAAGGGACACTGCTTGTCAACCCTCTAGTGAGGGAAACAGCTGTGTACACTTTGCTAAGGCCATTCTTTAGGGATATCAAGACACTAAACCAGCTTGGCGGTGACAAGAGGAGGCATCTGGAGGTAGACAACTGGGAGTTTACTGGCGGAGAAAAGATGACCAGTGATTTGCAAGGTGCATCTCCAGGACATGGCCAGGAGTTCCCGGAGGGGTTACACCCGCATTTAGAGCTGGAGAGGACGATGGTGCATGTTCCCGAGGTAAGGCCGGGGGATTATGTTGTTTGGCATTGTGACA CAATCCACGCCGTTGACAAAACCCACAACGGCCACGGCGACTCAAGCGTCATGTACATCCCCATCTGCCCCACCACCGAAGCAAGCGCACAATACGTCGCCCGCCAAAGAGCCGCCTTTCTCGAGGGTACTCCGGCCCCTGACTTCCCCGGCGGTGAAGGCGAGTCCCGTCACATCGGCCGGCCGACCGAAGATTATGTCATGAGGTTTTGTGATCCAGTGGGGGTTCAATCACTGGGACTAGACAAGCTGGTTGCCTTGGAGGGGGATACCCCCGGTGGAAAGGAAGCCGTTAGATTAGCTAACCAAGCGCTGGGGTTTATTTGA
- a CDS encoding uncharacterized protein (EggNog:ENOG503NZH7; COG:L) codes for MPAKPVVFVATDSSGLPVKRKQAHQACDTCRKRKKRCGHLPGNQSVEDSSIIDIESPRPSPSLRPQNSTPPHASQRLSSKPQDPPDADVSDAAAELLLRFFSHAREKPGRSDSSHDASQRKQPPIDSAPRFLGDLNPEGILAEATMSTWPGPSNSSGTASKITDVERDNRPGVSIPPWAVSSPAGEATTTSKSPEATRDPGDEDQPTGFFSFRVDGSWLKVPVRDATTIKLIKELLGSTTEIAPAVLPTEPEWLFMRDMYLRKIQPIFPILDRETLVDLPQDKNVREAIQAAVCLAISTDPEVSGRLTLGCRSQDGKGWVRESVDYEDYSQALASFINTRIRSRELPLVYNLQVMGITCLYWQPEEVNERSAPLNLFGNLVSIAASHGVHLELQGKGHLADQRYPPGTGKRLFKCIYALDRLLAAFSGRPVMFHNEDLMDRPKADPDDPPSFRLFMSLIHVLDQVIEMYRPRPTVTYIDIPVYEQMALDVGAQCEPEIILTTLEVLYHAIGVLSVRMTRERFATPPETDNGNKTPVSYQHLPPSSVNARRSHSSDRILDVISAYKLSPFPFVPYALSLSLSVAYRKWKFSKLPMFRTRGKADFLKVAAAIRQLSPIWANARLSSELGNAVVRNLERSEALLRERAKAKGGVCAPSKPKAINDSGSAFNIELHSRARWLIEKPDEGARQDSTNPPSSGAKLQPGLVAGACEPLSPSSTLANTSQGHPDTAMAVGSYQIPDTSGVGHTNVNLFGSMGGDQMESGSGEFMAMNDSLIFDSWDPTFAQMIDYSFASNLDPGNPFGSCEYMGFT; via the exons ATGCCTGCCAAACCTGTTGTCTTTGTAGCAACCGATTCCTCCGGCCTGCCCGTCAAGAGGAAACAGGCGCATCAGGCTTGCGACACCTGCAGGAAAAGAAAG AAACGTTGCGGGCATCTTCCAGGGAATCAATCAGTCGAAGATTCCAGTATCATAGATATCGAAAGTCCCAGGCCTTCGCCAAGTTTACGGCCTCAGAATTCAACTCCGCCTCACGCCAGCCAACGCTTAAGCTCAAAACCCCAAGACCCTCCTGACGCGGATGTGTCTGACGCAGCTgccgagcttcttcttcgcttCTTTTCACACGCCCGCGAGAAACCCGGACGCAGCGACTCCAGTCATGACGCGTCACAGAGAAAACAGCCGCCTATCGATTCAGCCCCAAGATTCCTCGGGGACCTGAACCCGGAAGGAATTCTAGCCGAAGCCACAATGAGCACCTGGCCGGGGCCTTCCAACTCATCTGGTACAGCCTCCAAGATCACAGATGTTGAGAGGGATAATCGCCCTGGTGTCTCTATCCCGCCGTGGGCTGTGTCATCACCAGCAGGTGAAgcgacaacaacctcaaaaTCACCGGAAGCCACGCGGGACCCCGGTGATGAAGACCAGCCGACAGGGTTCTTCTCATTCCGTGTAGACGGGTCGTGGCTCAAGGTGCCAGTACGAGATGCAACGACTATCAAACTCATCAAAGAGCTCCTTGGAAGCACCACGGAAATTGCCCCAGCAGTCTTGCCCACAGAACCTGAATGGCTTTTCATGAGGGACATGTACCTTCGAAAGATCCAACCAATATTTCCAATCCTCGACAGAGAGACCCTTGTTGATCTTCCCCAAGACAAAAACGTACGCGAAGCTATCCAAGCCGCAGTTTGCCTAGCCATCTCGACCGACCCGGAGGTCAGCGGACGCTTGACATTGGGATGTAGGAGTCAAGATGGCAAAGGTTGGGTGCGAGAATCCGTGGACTATGAAGACTACTCACAAGCTTTGGCGAGCTTCATAAACACCCGCATCAGGAGCCGGGAGCTTCCACTGGTTTACAACCTTCAAGTCATGGGGATTACTTGTCTGTACTGGCAACCAGAGGAGGTCAACGAGCGGTCTGCTCCGCTGAATCTTTTTGGGAATCTGGTGAGCATTGCTGCCTCGCACGGTGTTCATCTGGAGCTTCAAGGAAAAGGTCATCTAGCCGATCAGAGATATCCTCCGGGGACTGGGAAGCGGCTGTTTAAGTGCATTTATGCTTTGGACCGATTACTTGCTGCCTTTTCGGGACGGCCAGTGATGTTTCACAATGAGGACCTCATGGACCGACCAAAGGCTGATCCTGATGACCCACCCAGCTTCCGGCTGTTCATGTCACTCATTCACGTTTTGGATCAAGTGATAGAGATGTATCGACCGCGGCCGACGGTGACGTACATTGATATTCCTGTGTACGAGCAGATGGCGCTGGATGTTGGGGCGCAGTGTGAGCCAGAGATAATATTGA CCACACTTGAAGTCCTGTACCACGCTATCGGTGTCCTCTCGGTACGAATGACCCGCGAGCGCTTCGCTACCCCTCCAGAAACCGACAACGGCAACAAGACGCCCGTAAGCTATCAGCACTTACCGCCAAGCAGTGTGAACGCACGCAGATCACACTCCTCAGACCGTATCCTCGATGTGATATCAGCGTACAAACTCAGCCCATTCCCGTTTGTGCCATATGCCCTGTCGCTTTCCTTGTCAGTCGCATACAGGAAATGGAAATTCAGCAAATTACCGATGTTCCGCACTCGTGGCAAAGCCGACTTCTTGAAAGTCGCTGCGGCCATTCGACAGCTCTCTCCTATCTGGGCCAACGCTCGTTTGAGCAGTGAGTTGGGAAACGCCGTGGTGCGCAATCTTGAGAGGAGTGAGGCGTTGCTTCGTGAGCGTGCCAAAGCAAAAGGGGGAGTCTGCGCGccttccaagcccaaggctATCAACGACAGCGGTTCTGCGTTTAACATTGAGCTTCATTCACGTGCGAGATGGCTTATTGAGAAGCCTGATGAGGGCGCGAGGCAAGATTCGACAAATCCCCCTAGTTCAGGGGCCAAGCTTCAACCTGGTCTCGTTGCGGGGGCCTGTGAGCCCCTTTCTCCGTCGTCGACGCTTGCGAATACATCACAGGGCCATCCTGATACTGCAATGGCTGTAGGTAGCTATCAGATACCGGACACGTCAGGTGTTGGGCATACGAATGTCAACTTGTTTGGGTCAATGGGCGGTGACCAAATGGAATCGGGCTCTGGGGAATTTATGGCTATGAATGATAGCTTGATATTCGACTCTTGGGACCCGACGTTTGCGCAGATGATTGACTATTCGTTTGCGAGTAACTTGGATCCGGGGAATCCGTTCGGGTCGTGTGAGTATATGGGGTTTACATGA